TTAAGTGGTATAATATTTATGCATTTATGATTAACTTTATCTATTAAAAATACTAGATTTTTAATGTTTAAGTCAGCCATAGGTGTTTATGGAAATAAAAATGGGTACTAGTAAGCACTTGAAGTCGTTTGATTAGGTTAATTGAACGATAAAGTAATTACTTATTTACTAAGAAGGAGAAAAAATGGCAAATAGACGTAAGAAAATTAATTTGAGCAAAAAGCTGTTAGTTAGTTCCGCAATTGCCGGAATTATTGGCGGGACCGCGGTCACGCTTTTTCCCACGCAAGCGGGCTATATCCAGACCGTGCAGGCTAAAAAGAAGAAACCGCACTATAGTTCAATAATTAATATTAGTAGATTTTCTGAAAACAATGACTGCCTTCTAAAATATGATGTGACAACTAAGACTTTGCATATTAAAGAAGGGGCTAACAGCAATACGTTAGGGAGGACCCCAATTTATCGGGCAGTTTACGATGCGAAAAAGCATATCTCTAAAAGAAATATGTTTAAGCCTACTGATATTGAACACATCAGTATTGATAGTCAGATTAAATTACCAAGAAATTCTAGCCTTTTGTTTGGTAGATTATACAAGCTGCAAGATATTAGCGGTCTTGATAAAGTAGATACCGGTGATGTTGATAGTTTTGAGAAATTATTTTATAAAGATAAAAGTTTACAAAGCTTAGATTTGAGTTCATGGGACATAAGTTCTATAGGCTATGCTGGAGCTAGCGAAATGTTTTCCGGCGCAAAGTCATTAACTCAGATTAATCTAACCAATTGGGATGATATCCCAGATACTGACATGCTTTCTGGTCTTGATACCACCAAAGTCAAGATTATCGGCTTTGATGATGAAGATTAATCGTAAAAAGTGATACATTCTTTTGGTAAAATATCGCAAATCATATTTTTAGGCATTAAGCTACAAGGTAACTTGATGCTTTTTTCATGACTAAGATTTTGCGGCCTTATAGCCAGTTAAATTAGTAGAATTGCAGTGACCATAAATTTTGCATTCAGTTAACCGCCCCAATATTAATCACTTCTTCCTTAAGAATTACAAGTCCAAGCATTTCTTGTTGTTTTATTATTTACATGTAGTACAATTAAACTTGTCAAAAATAAAACAACAAATTATGAATTCTGAAAGGTAAGAATAAAAATGAAATACGCTGTTACAGCTGCAACCGGAAATTTTGGCCAACTGGCTGTGAAATACTTAAGTCAATTAACTAGTTCAAAAGATATTGTCGTCGTTGCCAGAAATCGGGAGAAAGCCGAGAAGCTTTTTCCTAACTTTGAAATAAGAATTGGTGACTATGATAAACAAACATCAATTACCAAAGCATTGCAGGGAATTGATCGGGTCTTATTTATTTCTTCTCAACCTGGCGGAAAAGTTGACCGCAAAGTGCAGCACCAAAATGTAGTTAACGCGATTCAGGCAAATCATGTTAGCTTTGTGGCCTATACTAGTTTTGCTCATGCTCAAAGTTCACCTACACCGCTAGCTCAAGATCACAAGCTAACTGAAGACATGATTATTAAAACCAATATTGCGCACTCGTTTTTGCGTAACAACTGGTATTTAGAAAATGAAGCAGGATTTTTTGCAAGTGCTAAAGAAGCACAAAAAGCTGTTTACTGGGCAGACAATTGTGCCGGCTGGGCTTTAGAAAGTGAATATGCACAGGCAGCTGCTAATGTTTTAACTTCTTCAGAGCCACGTGAAGTCTACGAATTTACGGGCAAGCCAATTACTTACCAAGAGCTAGGACAAGCTACAAGCGAAGCATTGGGCAAAAAATGTTCAATTTTGCAGGTCTCTCGTGAAAATTATATTGCTGACCTGGAAAATAAGGGGTTGGATCACTCAACGGCAACTCTTTATGCCTCTTTCCAAGAGCCAATTGCTAGCGGTTCCTTAAACGAAACCAGTTCAGATTTACCATTAGTGTTAGGACACCCATTGACTGATTTAAGTACAGCAATCAAGAAAATTGTTTTATAAAAGGAGAACAAAATTAAATACTCTTATAAATTAAGTGATGCTATTCATGTTTTAGCTTATTTATTACTTTGCCCAGATTCTGACCATTCAAGCAAAGCAATTGCAGCAAGCGTAGAAGCTAATCCTAGTGTAATTAGAAGCTTAATGAGTGACTTACGCAAAGCTAATTTACTTTCTAGTCATCAAGGTTCAGTTAAACCAACTTTAGTTAAGCCGCCTTCCGAAATCAGTCTATTCGATATCTATCAAGCTCTTAATGTTAATCACCATCTTTTCCATGTCGATCCTGATACCAATCAAAATTGTATTGTGGGCAGAAATATTCAACCAGTTCTTCAAAATGTTTATGGTGAAATTGAAAAAGATGCAGAAAAGAAAATGATGGAAATATCTTTGGAAGATATCGTAAAGCAAATTAACCAACAAATTGCGGACCATGCTTCTTCAAACGAAAATACTAACTAAAAACAGTTTCTAAATTCAACTTGATTCAATATTATTTTTATCCATTTTACCTATTAAATATGCTAAAATTAAGCAAGTTAGGTGAAGGAGGTTTTCAAATTGAATCAGAACCCGCAAGGACCGTTTAAGCATTATGAACGCCCTCATAATTCTAGGACGATGATTAATAAGTCAGGCTCAAAATACTGGATGATCTTAATGGTTCTTATAGTTATTATTATTGTTGCTCTTGTACCGGTTGTGCATCATTTGGCTGCAAATAGTGAAACCAGCAACCGGGTAGTTGAATTGCAAAAAGCGACTAAGAAGCGCAAACGGGTAACAGAAAAGAAGACTTCCAAGACTCAAATTAATGCGAAGGTTAAAGACAAGGCAAAGAAAAAAACATTATCCAAGCCTAAAGTTCAGGCACAGGATAAGCCAGTTGAAACAAAAGTTAAACAATATACAGTTCAAAGCGGCGATTCTTTAACTAGCATTGCAGATAAATTTAACCTAACGGTTAATGATTTGGCACAACTTAATCAACTTAATCCAGAAGATCAAGTAAACGCCGGTCAGAAGCTGAGAGTAAAGTAGTTAATAGAAAGGGCAGGGACTTCAAGTCCCTTTTTTAATGGCATGCAGATAGCAATTGATGGACCAGCTTCAGCTGGTAAAAGTACAGTCGCAAAAATTATTGCGCAAAAATTGGGTTTTACTTACATTGATACTGGGGCAATGTATCGTGCCTGCACGGTAATAGCACAAGAAAATCAGCTTGATTATGGTGACGAAGAGGCGATCCTAGCCGCAGTTGATCAAAATCAAATTGAATTAAAAGTAGTTGATGGTGAACAAAAAGTTTTTACAGGTAAAAATGATGTTACGCAGGCAATTCGGATGCCTGAAGTTTCAGCAAATGTTTCCCAGGTTTCAGCACTTTCCGGTGTTAGGGAAAAAATGGTCAGTCTTCAGCGGCAAATGGCAGGTAAGATGAATGTCGTAATGGATGGTCGTGATATCGGCACAACAGTTTTACCTCACGCAGAAGTGAAAATTTTTTTGGTAGCTTCAGCAAAGTCTCGTGCCCAAAGAAGAATGCTTGACTTAAAGCAGCGCGGAATAAAAAGTAGTCAAACATTGGCAGAGATTGAAGAAAGTATTAAGCAACGTGATTACAAGGATTCTCATCGCAAAATTTCACCGTTAAAAAAGGCGCCAGATGCGGTTGAAATTGATACGACTAAGATGAGTATTGAACAAGTTGTTGACGCAATTTTGGCTGAAATTGCTAAAAGTCAAAAAAATATTTAAAAAAGGTGCTAAAACAGTAGAAAAATATCTCACTTTCATTTAAAATTAGATTATGATATTGGGAGGTAAATAATGTCAGAAAACAGTAATCAATTTTTAGATGCATTAAAGCAAATGCAAGGAGTTGAGGTCGGCGATATTGTAGATGTTGAAGTATTAGACGTTGAAGAAGGTCAAATCGATGTTGGTGTTGAAAATGCTGGTGTCGAAGGTGTGATTCCACGTCGTGAATTCACTTCAGATCGCAACGTTGATCTACGCGAAGCCGTTAAGCCAGGAGACAAGTTTAAAGCTTTAGTCTTGAGAAAAGCTGGTGGAGACAAGGAGAACGGTGAGTTCTTCTTCTCAGTAACTCGTCTTAAGGAAAGAGAAGCTTACGACGAATTGCAAAAAGACTTTGAAGCAGGTAAAACAATCGAAGGTACTGTTACTTCATCAGTACGTGGTGGTTTATTAGTTGATGTTGGTACAAGAGGATTTTTACCAGCTTCACTTATTTCTAACCGCTATGTTTCTGATCTTAAACCATACATTGGCAAGACAATGAAGCTTAAGATTACAGAAATTGATCCAAGCAAGAACCGTCTGATTCTTTCTCACAAGGATTTAATTGAAGAAGAACGTGAAGAAGCCTTTGATAAAGTAGCATCACAATTAGTTGTTGGTGATGTAGTAGAAGGCAAAGTTTCTCGTTTGACCAACTTTGGTGCTTTTGTTGATGTTGGTGGTGTAGACGGTTTAGTTCACATCTCTGAAATTTCTTACAAGCACGTTGACAAGCCTAGTGATGTATTAAAGGCTGGTCAAGATGTTAAAGTTAAAGTTATTGGTATTGATGATGACAGACACCGCATCTCCCTTTCAATCAAGCAAACTGAACCTTCCCCATTTGAACAAGCTACAGCTGAATTACACGAAGGCGACATTTTTGAAGGTGAAGTTAAGTCTTTAACTAACTTTGGTGCCTTTGTAGAAGTTGCTGATGGCATTCAAGGCTTGGTCCACGTTTCTGAAATATCATATAAACACGTAGACAAACCTAGTGATGTTCTTGAAGTTGGACAAACAGTTAAGGTTAAAGTTTTGAACATTGACCCTAATGAACGTAGAATTTCACTTTCAATGAAGGCTGCTGATTCTAAAGGTTCTGAAAATGAAGGATCTCATTCGCACAGTTCATACAACAGAAACTCTGTTAACAAGAAATACATGAACAACGATGACAGTGGCTTTGCTTTAGGTGACATTATTGGTGACCAATTGAAAGATCGTCGTTAGTTGTAAATTTAATGAGCCGACTTTTTAAGTCGGCTTTTTTTATTATTAAAAGGAGGCTGAAAATATGGTTTTACCTGTAGTTGCAATTGTAGGACAACCAAATGTTGGTAAATCTACTCTTTTCAACCGGATTATTAATGAACGTTTGGCAATTGTAGAAGATAAGCCCGGCGTTACCCGTGACCGTAATTATGCCCAAGCTGAATGGATGGGACATAAATTTGACTTAATTGATACTGGCGGTATTACTTGGGAAAATGGCCGAATCGAAGATGAGATTCGTGCCCAAGCCGAAATAGCTATTGAAGAGGCAGATGTGATTGTAATTTTAACTAGTGTTACTAATCACTTAACCGATTTAGATGAGCGTATTTCGCAAATGCTTTATCAAACAAAAAAGCCGGTTATATTAGCGGTTAATAAAGCAGATAATCCTGAACAAAGAATGGATATTTATGATTTTTACAGTTTAGGTTTCGGGGATCCAATTCCCATTTCTAGTGTTCACGGAACGGGAATTGGTGATTTGCTTGACCGAATTGTTAGTGAACTACCAAAAGATCTAGCTAAAGATGATGATGACCAGATTTCGTTCAGTGTAATCGGGCGACCAAACGTTGGTAAATCATCGATTGTCAATAGTTTACTCGGACAAAAGCGGGTAATTGTCAATAATGAAGAGGGAACAACTCGTGATGCTGTAGATACCCCTTTTATTAGCGAAGATGGTACAAAATACCGAATTGTTGATACAGCTGGAATCAGACGACGAGGCAAAGTCTATGAAAAGACTGAAAAGTATTCGGTAATGCGTGCAATGAGTGCGATCGAGCATTCCAATATCGTCTGCTTGGTTCTTGATGCTAGTACCGGTATTAGGGAACAAGATAAACATGTTGCTGGGTACGCACATGAGGCTGGACGCGGCATTATTATTGTCGTCAACAAATGGGATTTACCGAAGAAGAATAGCAATAGTGGTAAAGATTTTGAACGAGTTATTCGTGAAGAATTCCAGTATCTAGACTATGCGCCTATTTTATTCGTTTCAGCAAAAACGGGCCAAAACTTGGAGCAAATTCCGAAGATGGTTAAGCAAGTTCACCAAAACCAGACTCAAAGAATTAAATCCAGTGTTTTAAATGATCTCCTGCTCGAAGCCAGCAAGTTGGTACCAACACCAATGGTACGAGGAAAACGCCTTAGAGTTTATTATATGACTCAGGTGTCTACAAATCCGCCCACTTTTGTGGTGTTTGTAAATGATCCAGAATTAATGCATTTTTCCTATGAGCGATTTTTAATAAATCAATTACGTGATAACTTTGATTTTACTGGCACACCAATTAAGGTTATTGCACGTAAAAGAAAATAGTTTGTATCTAGCAAATAGATAAAAATGACAATTTTCGGCTAAATTGCTTGTTGTACTATGGCTTTTGTGCTATTTTGAAACAAGGAAAGAATGATTAGTCATGATCATTGTTCCTTGTTTCTCTGATGAGGAATAAGTAAAGAATCTCTGTTATGAGATTCATTTTTGGGAGGTGAATTTTCTATGGCAAATAAAGCAGAATTAGTTACTGAAGTTGCTTCAAAAACTAAGTTAACTAAAAAGGATGCAGCTACAGCTGTTGATGCAATTTTCAGTTCGATCCAAGAGGATCTTTCAAAAGGTAAAAAAGTTCAATTGATTGGCTTTGGTACTTTTGAAGTGCGTAAGCGTGCAGCTAGAAAAGGACGTAACCCACAAACTGGTGATGAAATTGAAATTCCAGCTAGTGTTGTTCCTGCATTTAGACCTGGTAAAGCTCTTAAAGAAGCTGTTAAATAAGCTGATTAGTTTTATCCAAAAAGATGGTGGCCATAATGCCATCATCTTTTTGTTTGTACTTTTATCTAAAATGAACACGATGAATCTGAGACAGGAAGGAAAATTATGAGCTATTCAGAAGAATTGCTAGATTCAATTCAAAAACAAGATTTTTCCAAAGAAAAAATTTTATTAAAAAAGGCTCTAGATGAAGATGAACCAGAAATTTTGGCTTCCTTAGCCGAAAATTTAACTGGCTTAGGTTTTACTGACATAGCCAAAGAAGTTTACCGTAGTTTAATTGCGCGTTTTCCAAAAGAAGACCTTTTCAAAATTTACCTCGCTGAAATTCTGTTGAACGATGGTAAAGACGATGATGGACTGTCACTTCTTTATGCAATTCCAGAAGACTCATCCGCTTATTTGGATAGCCTATTAGTTCAAGCGGATTACTATCAAACTAATGGCTTGCTTGAGACGGCGTATAGCAAGCTCCTAAAGGCCGCTAAAGTGGCACCTGAAGAAGATGTCGTAAAGTTTGGATTAGCTGAACTAGACTATCTTAGTGGCCGTTATGAGCAAGCCTTAGATTTGTATCAGGATTTATTAAAAAGACACAAAAACTTTAGTGAGATTAACCTAAATGACCGTCTGTTTCAGACTCTAGCTAAGTTGGGCCGCTATGAAGAAGCAAGTGAAGTAATTGAAAAACACGCGAGTGAACTGTTAGACATTGACAGTAAGTACCAAGCAGCCTTAGTTATGTTAGCGGTCAATAAAGACGATCAGGCAATCAAATACCTAGATGAAGTGATTGACCAAAGTCCTGATTACGTGAATGCATATCGGCTGTTGGCGTCTGCTTATGAACACAAAAATGATAATGACCAAGTTTTACGGTCAGCACAAGCAGGAATCGCATATAACGAGCTTGATGCATCTTTATACGCAATTGGGGCAAAAGCTGCTGTTAAGCTTAATGAATTTGACACCGCTGAGGAATTGCTCAAAAAGGGCTTGAAATTTTTACCTGAAAACGTTGATTTACGTTTACAACTATCAGATTTATATTTAAAGGAAAATAAGCACCAAGAAAACTTAGAATTATTTAGTAAAATACCTGATAATGAATTAGAGCCACAAGCACATTGGAACATGGCTCTTTCTTACGAGGCTCTTGAGCAGACTGAAAAGGCTAAAAGTGAGTTTTTACTTGTTTATCCCGAATTTCAGGATAATACCGCTTTTTTACGACAAATGATTCTCTTTTTTAATGCTGAACCTAATTCAACTACCATTGTTCAAGAATTATTAAATCGTTATTTGAAACTTGAACCAGAGGATACAGAAATGCAGGATTTAGCTAATAATTTACTTGATTAGCAGAACTAAAAAAGATCGCATTGATATGAACCCCAAAATTAGGACAGTTTAATAAATTTTAACTAAGGACTAATGCCCGATATTCAAGCGGACTTAGTCCTTTTAGTTTTACTTTGATTCTTTGCTGGTTATAGTAACTGATATATTTTTGGATTGCTTCTTCCAGTTCGTTTAAATTCTTAAACTGGGTTTCGAAGCCATAGAACATTTCCCGTTTGAGTATGCCAAAGAACCCTTCCATTAATCCGTCATCTAAGGAATTGCCCTTACGCGACATAGACTGTTCGATTCCATGGTCTTTTAGCCAGGCTTGGAATTTAGGATGCTGGTACTGCCAGCCTTGATCTGTATGAAAAATCAGACCATTTAATGCTGGATGCTTGCGCCAAGCCTGTTTTAGCATGTCCATAATCTGTTTAAGGTTAGGACTGCGGGAAATGGAGTAGGCAATCACCTCTTGCGTGCAGCCATCAACAATGGGTGACAGGTAGGTCTTCTGACCGTTGAGTTTGAACTCGGTCACGTCTGAATACCACTTGTGTTCCGGGTAAACTGCGCTAAAATTACGTTTAATCAAGTCGTTCTTAATTGGACCCTGGTTGCCGCGATAGCTATTATACTTATGCCAGCGTTTACTGACGATACCAAAGAGTTTCAGCTTGTTCATCAAGCGTTGTACTTTTTTGTGATTGACTAGCCAACCACGTCGCCTAAGTTCCAGAGTAATGCGCCGATAGCCATAGCGATGCCGGTGTTCTTCATAAATGGCTTTGATTTCAGCCATCACCTGCTGGTTGCCACGATCCTTATCCTTTTTCTGCAAATTGTAGTAATAATTACTGCGGGATAGATGCGGGAGATTGGGATTAGCATTAATAACAGCAAGAATAAAAGTTACGCTGACCTTGAGTTCACGCCTCAGCTGGGTAACTGCCCGGGCTATTTCCGCGGCTTGCGGTTCTTGGTCCGCTGGTCGACTAAGGCGGTCAATTTTTTTATAAATTCGTTCTCGACGGTCAGCTTCAAGTTCTGCTGGCGTAAGTGCTCGTTTTCTTGCTTCAGACGTTTGATTTCTGGATCTTGTTTGGGCATGGGGTGATCGTCCTTTTTGTTTGATAACGACATTATACCCGTTTTCACGATAGCTGCGAAGCCAATTAGCCAACATACCGTTACTTTTTAGGCCAAGATCAATTGCCACCTGATAAGCTGGTTCATGCTTGACTAGTACTCGTATAATAGCCTGCTTTTTAAACTCAAGTGAATATTCAGTATAGGGCTGGTCTAAAATAGCTAGGCCGTGACGTTGAATAAGAGCAAGCAAATACTTAATGTTAGCAGGATTAATGCCATAACGTCGACCCAATTCACTAGGTCTAATGTTATAATTCCGCCAAAGATTGAAGATTTCAATTTTATCTTGTTTGGATAATTTAGCCATAATAAAAACCTCGAAGTTGTCCTAACTTCGGGGTTCATATCACATATCAGAATGCGATCTTTTTATTTGCGGATAATAAAGTGACGTTGCTTTTGTTTGTAAGTAAAGCCTTCTCCCAGTGCTTCGTGAACTTCAATTACGCTCACAAATGCTTTGGGGTCTTCGGCGCTAATTAATTCTTTCACGGCAGGAATTTCACGTGGCGAAACGACTAAATAGATTACAGGACGATTAACTTTACTATAGCCACCCCGAGCTTCGAAATAGGTAAAACCGCGATCAAGTTTTAAATCAATCATCTGCGCGATTTGCTGGTACTTATCTGATATTATTAGTAAACCACGAGCGGAGTAGGCTCCTTGTTGGACAGCATCCATTACGCGTGAAAGGATAAATGATGCCACCAGCGTATACATAATGTGCTTTAAGTCTAAATAAGTTAGTGACGCAAACAAGACCAGCGCATCGCAGAATAAAAGCACCTTGCCAGAGGACATGCCGTATTTTAATTGACAAATTCGGGCAATGATATCAGTCCCGCCTGAAGTGCCATTATACCTAAATACTAATCCTAGACCTATTCCAGATAGGGTTCCCGCTAAAATCGCTGACAAGAAGAGGTCGTGTTCCAAGTTTAATTGATATATAATAGGTATCAAGCGCCAAAACCATAGGAAAAAAGAGAGCCAAAGAGTTCCCCAAATTGTGTAAGTCAAGAGTCGCTTACCCATAAAGCGATATCCCAAAAATATTAGTGGGATATTTAAAATAAGCGAGGAAAGCCCCATATTGATGCCCCAAAAGTGTCTAAGAAGCAAAGTAATACCGCTGATACCGCCATCTGTTAACTGATTAGGTGCGGAAATCATGTCTAAACTTAAGCCATAAATGGCGCAACCTAGCATGATCATAAATAGTTCTAGAATGTTTCTTCTAGTAATTTTTTGCATGATGATTATTATCTTTCTATTCAATCTTTGACGCTATAAACTTACCACATTTTCTAATGAAAAACACTATACAAATGAGTTGATTATCTGATGAAAAAAATAAATGATTTACCCCAAATTTTTGTTGCTGCAATTCCCGTACTTGAAAAGCTTGAAGAAGCGGGTTTTGAAGCATACTTTGTTGGTGGTTCAATTCGTGATTTGCTTTTAAAACGACATATTCATGATATTGATATTGCCAGCAGTGCATATCCTGAAGAAGTTAAACGATTATTTCCTAAAACAATCGATACTGGCATTAAGCATGGTACTGTAACTGTCTTATACAATGGTAGTAGTTATGAAATAACAACGTTTCGAACCGAATCAGGTTACCAGGATTTTCGCCGCCCTGATCATGTTACCTTTGTTAGAAGTCTCAAAGAGGACTTAAAGCGGCGTGATTTTACTATCAATGCGTTAGCAATGAATACTAAAGGCGAAATTGTTGATCTATTCAATGGCTTAGATGATTTACACCACCATCTAATTAAAGCCGTTGGTGATCCTTTAGAACGCTTTCACGAGGACGCATTGCGCATGATGCGGGCAGTCCGCTTTATGAGTCAATTACAATTCGACCTGGAAGAGCAAACTGAAGAGGCTATTCGACAACTCCATTATTTGTTACCTAAAATTTCGGTTGAACGAATCCGTGACGAGTTTGTCAAAATGGGGACTGGACCAAATTCAAGAAAGGCATTTGCGGTCTTCTTGGATACAGAATTAAGCGAAGGAGCTCCCGATTTTGCTGGCAAGAAAGATTTACTAGCAATTTACCCCAGTTTGAAGTTTGATCCTATTTTAGAATCAAGTCTTTGGGCCGTGATTATCATTTTACTGAAAATAGCTAACAATGAAATTGGTCAATTTATGCGCGATTGGAAAAATTCCAATGCAATGACCAGCAAAGTAGAAAAAATTGTTGATTTGTTTGACCTGCTTTCAGAACGTGCCCCAACGGATTATGAACTTTTTGAAGCAGGAAAAGAAACGTTATTGAATACAATTGATGTTGCGCAAATTTTGGGGCAGCCAATTAATTCTGAGGCTTTAGTTGACCGCTATATGGCGTTACCAATTAAGTCTTCTTCTGAACTAGTTATTGATGGTCGCTTTCTAATCGCTGCCGGCGTTAATCCGGGCCCTAAACTAGGTGAACTACTTACAGACATTAAGAAAAAAGTGATTGCCGGTGAATTGGAAAATTCACGTGAGGCAATCACCGCATTTTTAGGTAATGAATTTTAAACATAAAATAAAACAGCAAAATACATCAAAGCTGAACCGAGAAGAACAAACAGATGCCAGACAACATGAATAAAGGGAACGTTTTTCATGGTATAAAGCAGTGCCCCAACGGTATAAGCAATTCCGCCGCCAACGAGGAGCCAAAAGCCGTTAGGACTCAAGCGGACATATAGGTATTTTCCAGCTAAAATAACCAGCCACCCCATACCAACATATAAAACCGTATCCAAAATGACATGCTTGCCCCGGTTAAAAATATAGTAGATGATTCCAAAGATTGCGATTAGCCAAATGAGGCTAAACAGTAGCCAGCCCCA
This genomic window from Lactobacillus panisapium contains:
- the der gene encoding ribosome biogenesis GTPase Der, coding for MVLPVVAIVGQPNVGKSTLFNRIINERLAIVEDKPGVTRDRNYAQAEWMGHKFDLIDTGGITWENGRIEDEIRAQAEIAIEEADVIVILTSVTNHLTDLDERISQMLYQTKKPVILAVNKADNPEQRMDIYDFYSLGFGDPIPISSVHGTGIGDLLDRIVSELPKDLAKDDDDQISFSVIGRPNVGKSSIVNSLLGQKRVIVNNEEGTTRDAVDTPFISEDGTKYRIVDTAGIRRRGKVYEKTEKYSVMRAMSAIEHSNIVCLVLDASTGIREQDKHVAGYAHEAGRGIIIVVNKWDLPKKNSNSGKDFERVIREEFQYLDYAPILFVSAKTGQNLEQIPKMVKQVHQNQTQRIKSSVLNDLLLEASKLVPTPMVRGKRLRVYYMTQVSTNPPTFVVFVNDPELMHFSYERFLINQLRDNFDFTGTPIKVIARKRK
- a CDS encoding NAD(P)H-binding protein, giving the protein MKYAVTAATGNFGQLAVKYLSQLTSSKDIVVVARNREKAEKLFPNFEIRIGDYDKQTSITKALQGIDRVLFISSQPGGKVDRKVQHQNVVNAIQANHVSFVAYTSFAHAQSSPTPLAQDHKLTEDMIIKTNIAHSFLRNNWYLENEAGFFASAKEAQKAVYWADNCAGWALESEYAQAAANVLTSSEPREVYEFTGKPITYQELGQATSEALGKKCSILQVSRENYIADLENKGLDHSTATLYASFQEPIASGSLNETSSDLPLVLGHPLTDLSTAIKKIVL
- a CDS encoding BspA family leucine-rich repeat surface protein translates to MANRRKKINLSKKLLVSSAIAGIIGGTAVTLFPTQAGYIQTVQAKKKKPHYSSIINISRFSENNDCLLKYDVTTKTLHIKEGANSNTLGRTPIYRAVYDAKKHISKRNMFKPTDIEHISIDSQIKLPRNSSLLFGRLYKLQDISGLDKVDTGDVDSFEKLFYKDKSLQSLDLSSWDISSIGYAGASEMFSGAKSLTQINLTNWDDIPDTDMLSGLDTTKVKIIGFDDED
- a CDS encoding Rrf2 family transcriptional regulator — its product is MKYSYKLSDAIHVLAYLLLCPDSDHSSKAIAASVEANPSVIRSLMSDLRKANLLSSHQGSVKPTLVKPPSEISLFDIYQALNVNHHLFHVDPDTNQNCIVGRNIQPVLQNVYGEIEKDAEKKMMEISLEDIVKQINQQIADHASSNENTN
- the cmk gene encoding (d)CMP kinase — translated: MQIAIDGPASAGKSTVAKIIAQKLGFTYIDTGAMYRACTVIAQENQLDYGDEEAILAAVDQNQIELKVVDGEQKVFTGKNDVTQAIRMPEVSANVSQVSALSGVREKMVSLQRQMAGKMNVVMDGRDIGTTVLPHAEVKIFLVASAKSRAQRRMLDLKQRGIKSSQTLAEIEESIKQRDYKDSHRKISPLKKAPDAVEIDTTKMSIEQVVDAILAEIAKSQKNI
- a CDS encoding IS3 family transposase, whose amino-acid sequence is MAKLSKQDKIEIFNLWRNYNIRPSELGRRYGINPANIKYLLALIQRHGLAILDQPYTEYSLEFKKQAIIRVLVKHEPAYQVAIDLGLKSNGMLANWLRSYRENGYNVVIKQKGRSPHAQTRSRNQTSEARKRALTPAELEADRRERIYKKIDRLSRPADQEPQAAEIARAVTQLRRELKVSVTFILAVINANPNLPHLSRSNYYYNLQKKDKDRGNQQVMAEIKAIYEEHRHRYGYRRITLELRRRGWLVNHKKVQRLMNKLKLFGIVSKRWHKYNSYRGNQGPIKNDLIKRNFSAVYPEHKWYSDVTEFKLNGQKTYLSPIVDGCTQEVIAYSISRSPNLKQIMDMLKQAWRKHPALNGLIFHTDQGWQYQHPKFQAWLKDHGIEQSMSRKGNSLDDGLMEGFFGILKREMFYGFETQFKNLNELEEAIQKYISYYNQQRIKVKLKGLSPLEYRALVLS
- a CDS encoding HU family DNA-binding protein, with amino-acid sequence MANKAELVTEVASKTKLTKKDAATAVDAIFSSIQEDLSKGKKVQLIGFGTFEVRKRAARKGRNPQTGDEIEIPASVVPAFRPGKALKEAVK
- a CDS encoding LysM peptidoglycan-binding domain-containing protein; translation: MNQNPQGPFKHYERPHNSRTMINKSGSKYWMILMVLIVIIIVALVPVVHHLAANSETSNRVVELQKATKKRKRVTEKKTSKTQINAKVKDKAKKKTLSKPKVQAQDKPVETKVKQYTVQSGDSLTSIADKFNLTVNDLAQLNQLNPEDQVNAGQKLRVK
- the rpsA gene encoding 30S ribosomal protein S1, encoding MSENSNQFLDALKQMQGVEVGDIVDVEVLDVEEGQIDVGVENAGVEGVIPRREFTSDRNVDLREAVKPGDKFKALVLRKAGGDKENGEFFFSVTRLKEREAYDELQKDFEAGKTIEGTVTSSVRGGLLVDVGTRGFLPASLISNRYVSDLKPYIGKTMKLKITEIDPSKNRLILSHKDLIEEEREEAFDKVASQLVVGDVVEGKVSRLTNFGAFVDVGGVDGLVHISEISYKHVDKPSDVLKAGQDVKVKVIGIDDDRHRISLSIKQTEPSPFEQATAELHEGDIFEGEVKSLTNFGAFVEVADGIQGLVHVSEISYKHVDKPSDVLEVGQTVKVKVLNIDPNERRISLSMKAADSKGSENEGSHSHSSYNRNSVNKKYMNNDDSGFALGDIIGDQLKDRR
- a CDS encoding tetratricopeptide repeat protein, encoding MSYSEELLDSIQKQDFSKEKILLKKALDEDEPEILASLAENLTGLGFTDIAKEVYRSLIARFPKEDLFKIYLAEILLNDGKDDDGLSLLYAIPEDSSAYLDSLLVQADYYQTNGLLETAYSKLLKAAKVAPEEDVVKFGLAELDYLSGRYEQALDLYQDLLKRHKNFSEINLNDRLFQTLAKLGRYEEASEVIEKHASELLDIDSKYQAALVMLAVNKDDQAIKYLDEVIDQSPDYVNAYRLLASAYEHKNDNDQVLRSAQAGIAYNELDASLYAIGAKAAVKLNEFDTAEELLKKGLKFLPENVDLRLQLSDLYLKENKHQENLELFSKIPDNELEPQAHWNMALSYEALEQTEKAKSEFLLVYPEFQDNTAFLRQMILFFNAEPNSTTIVQELLNRYLKLEPEDTEMQDLANNLLD
- a CDS encoding YitT family protein encodes the protein MQKITRRNILELFMIMLGCAIYGLSLDMISAPNQLTDGGISGITLLLRHFWGINMGLSSLILNIPLIFLGYRFMGKRLLTYTIWGTLWLSFFLWFWRLIPIIYQLNLEHDLFLSAILAGTLSGIGLGLVFRYNGTSGGTDIIARICQLKYGMSSGKVLLFCDALVLFASLTYLDLKHIMYTLVASFILSRVMDAVQQGAYSARGLLIISDKYQQIAQMIDLKLDRGFTYFEARGGYSKVNRPVIYLVVSPREIPAVKELISAEDPKAFVSVIEVHEALGEGFTYKQKQRHFIIRK